In a single window of the Arthrobacter sp. StoSoilA2 genome:
- a CDS encoding shikimate dehydrogenase produces the protein MSRRAAVLGHPISHSKSPAMHTAAYAKLGVDIEYSAIDLTVDRLPAFMDSLRGDQSWCGLSVTMPLKSAMVREVDEVRGAGAQLGVINTVAFEYDGGSARRIGYNTDVVGIVEAVRYAGISSAPHAAVLGGGGTSAAAIAAVHELGTGHVDVFVRDATRAVDAQAAASAVGISLRLRPLSEAATAVAGSGLVISTFPPRAADALAEELAALPGTGAGVLLDVAYDPWPSRLAEVWHGHGGAVVPGLEMLMYQAAEQIRQFSGCDVDASVIDVMCDSVGLPRRVF, from the coding sequence GTGAGTCGTCGCGCCGCTGTCCTCGGGCACCCGATCTCACATTCGAAATCCCCGGCGATGCACACTGCCGCCTATGCCAAGCTCGGCGTGGACATCGAATACTCGGCAATCGACCTGACGGTCGATAGGCTTCCGGCCTTCATGGATTCCCTCCGCGGGGACCAATCATGGTGCGGGCTGTCGGTAACCATGCCCTTGAAGTCGGCCATGGTCAGGGAAGTTGACGAGGTCCGGGGCGCTGGCGCCCAGTTAGGCGTTATCAACACTGTGGCCTTTGAGTACGACGGCGGTTCGGCTCGCCGCATCGGTTACAACACGGATGTAGTGGGCATCGTGGAAGCAGTGCGTTACGCGGGAATCTCTTCGGCACCGCATGCTGCTGTCCTCGGCGGCGGAGGAACCTCCGCGGCTGCCATTGCTGCCGTACACGAGCTCGGGACCGGGCATGTGGACGTTTTCGTCCGTGATGCCACGCGCGCCGTCGACGCCCAGGCCGCTGCGTCCGCCGTCGGAATTTCCCTGCGGCTCCGCCCCCTCAGTGAGGCGGCCACTGCCGTGGCCGGGTCCGGGCTGGTCATCTCCACCTTTCCACCGCGCGCGGCCGATGCGCTTGCGGAAGAGCTCGCTGCCCTGCCAGGAACAGGGGCAGGGGTTTTGCTGGACGTCGCTTATGACCCGTGGCCAAGCCGCCTCGCCGAGGTTTGGCACGGCCATGGGGGAGCGGTGGTTCCCGGGCTTGAAATGCTGATGTACCAAGCGGCGGAGCAGATCCGGCAGTTCAGTGGCTGTGACGTTGACGCCTCCGTCATAGATGTGATGTGCGACTCAGTTGGGCTTCCCCGGCGAGTGTTCTAG
- the mltG gene encoding endolytic transglycosylase MltG yields the protein MSPVNNDPSSGTAGGGMPLTRKELRARERFLATQNQNVVPVPEATPGEAAPSADVEPELPRPIPAVPKPTAVPEAPAPEPVAPEPSAPQPAASETPAPEPVRAASPEVPPIPEALPTVAPAEHVEPVLSEEEHHDDALPVPAVAHVYAGHANEAHDTYGVHEGSVHVDDHAFEEHAPQYHYEAHEGHMELHDELHDEHHHLIAPVEVTAASKAAAKKARRRRRVLALLITLGVFVAAIAIGAQFLKPLLGMDKVTDYPGPGTGSVSITVPEGAGPKAVATALVENHVVADADSFVKEFVTEGGELSPGEFTFRTEMKNSDAVAVLVNKDASKVIYFALSAGLRINESLEAISKGSGIPMAQLNGFNQAPGQFGVPAKAKNLEGFLAPGEYRFPLGTSGKDIIQKLVSSTLDELKAQGITDPAKQYDTVTIASIVQAEGGQADYGNVAGAIYNRLKPNNTETNGLIQSDATVTYGLGKKSFHLTDEEKADKSNTYNTYANPGLPAGPIGSPGKTAIDAAAKPTQNDYLYWVTINLDTKETKFSKTLAEHSRYVEQYNAWCQANAGRCV from the coding sequence GGCATGCCGCTGACCCGCAAGGAACTGCGGGCGCGGGAACGATTCCTCGCCACCCAGAACCAGAACGTCGTACCCGTTCCCGAAGCGACGCCGGGGGAAGCAGCGCCTTCGGCTGATGTCGAGCCTGAACTGCCCCGCCCGATCCCCGCGGTTCCCAAGCCAACTGCTGTGCCTGAAGCCCCTGCGCCTGAACCGGTTGCGCCTGAGCCTTCCGCGCCCCAACCGGCTGCGTCTGAAACCCCGGCCCCGGAACCTGTGCGGGCTGCTTCTCCGGAGGTCCCGCCAATTCCGGAGGCGTTGCCGACGGTTGCTCCTGCCGAACATGTGGAGCCCGTGCTTTCGGAAGAGGAGCACCATGACGATGCCCTTCCGGTCCCGGCTGTTGCACATGTCTATGCCGGTCATGCCAATGAGGCCCACGACACCTACGGCGTCCACGAAGGCTCGGTCCACGTGGATGATCATGCGTTTGAAGAGCATGCGCCCCAGTACCATTACGAAGCCCACGAAGGGCACATGGAGCTTCACGACGAGCTTCATGACGAGCACCACCACCTCATCGCTCCGGTAGAAGTTACGGCGGCGTCCAAGGCCGCGGCCAAGAAGGCGCGGCGTCGCCGTCGGGTCCTTGCCTTGCTGATCACGCTGGGAGTCTTTGTTGCCGCCATCGCGATCGGGGCACAATTCCTCAAGCCCCTCCTTGGCATGGACAAAGTCACTGATTACCCCGGTCCCGGGACGGGCTCCGTCAGCATTACGGTCCCGGAAGGGGCCGGCCCCAAGGCTGTGGCAACCGCGCTGGTGGAAAACCACGTCGTGGCGGACGCCGATTCCTTCGTCAAGGAGTTCGTGACCGAGGGCGGCGAGCTCTCGCCGGGGGAATTCACCTTCCGTACCGAGATGAAAAACTCCGACGCCGTTGCCGTCCTCGTCAACAAGGACGCTTCCAAGGTGATCTACTTCGCCCTGAGTGCAGGTCTGAGGATCAACGAGTCGCTGGAGGCTATCTCCAAGGGCTCCGGCATCCCCATGGCACAGCTGAATGGCTTCAACCAGGCGCCCGGACAGTTCGGGGTGCCTGCGAAGGCCAAAAACCTGGAGGGCTTCCTCGCTCCCGGAGAGTATCGCTTCCCGCTGGGAACATCGGGTAAGGACATCATCCAGAAGTTGGTCTCCAGCACCCTTGATGAGCTCAAGGCCCAAGGAATTACGGATCCGGCCAAGCAGTACGACACCGTAACCATCGCCAGCATCGTCCAGGCGGAGGGCGGCCAGGCCGACTATGGGAACGTCGCTGGTGCGATCTACAACAGGCTCAAACCGAACAACACCGAGACCAACGGCCTTATCCAGTCCGACGCCACGGTGACTTATGGCCTGGGCAAGAAGTCCTTCCACCTCACGGACGAAGAGAAGGCCGATAAGTCCAACACCTACAACACGTACGCCAACCCAGGGCTGCCCGCCGGTCCGATCGGTTCTCCGGGCAAGACGGCGATCGACGCCGCAGCAAAGCCGACGCAGAACGATTACCTGTACTGGGTCACCATCAACCTGGACACCAAGGAGACCAAGTTCTCCAAGACGCTGGCCGAACACAGCAGGTACGTTGAGCAATACAACGCATGGTGCCAGGCCAACGCCGGACGGTGCGTGTGA